The Thermococcus sibiricus MM 739 DNA window TATGGGATAATAACAGCAAAAAAATAAAGAATTAAATTGAAATTTGACAAAATTGTACTAAAAATCCATAGGAAAGCCCCTTCATTATGATACTTAGTTATGCTGGTGACCGTGATTGTAGTTCCAAAAAGTATTTAAAGAAAGTTTTACAGAACAGAAAAAGATGATGATCAAAAATGAGTCCCCTAATACAACAAAGGTAAAGGAGGGAACTTGATGGGATTTGGTAGATATCTGGTCATTAGGTTACTAAATGCTCTTGTAGTTTTAGCTATAGTTACACTTGTGATGTCAAGCCTTTTCGTTAAGGTCGCTGAAAAGGATTTAGAGAATACAATAATCCAAAAAGTGAATGCTGAGTTTCAAAGCCTCCAACAACAGGGTAGAATTCCCGAAGATCCAGATGCATGGAGAGCAGAAAGAATTGCACACTACAGAAGTCAATATCACCTTGACAAATCATACTGGTGGAGGGTTCAATACTACTTCAGAAATACTCTAACCTTTAACTTTGGAAAAACCAAAAACCCAGTTTTTGGCTCTGAAAAGGATGTAATGGCAATTCTCAAGGTAGCTATCCCCCGTACAATCCAGCTTTTCACCACGGCACAGATAATAATCATAACACTTGGGATCCTCCTTGGTGTAAAAGCTGCTCAGATGGTTGGCAGTTTCTTTGATAGAGCACTTTCAATTTTAGCATTAGTTATGAGCAGTATCCCAATGTGGTGGTTCGGAATGATAATGCTCCTCATATTCTCGTTTAAGATGGGGTGGTTCCCCTCTAGGGCGATTCCAGACCCTAACCTTACAGGCTGGCCCCATATAGTTGATCTTCTCAAGCGTATGACCCTCCCCGTAGCTACAATCGTTATAGTTTCCTTTGGAGCATGGGC harbors:
- a CDS encoding ABC transporter permease encodes the protein MGFGRYLVIRLLNALVVLAIVTLVMSSLFVKVAEKDLENTIIQKVNAEFQSLQQQGRIPEDPDAWRAERIAHYRSQYHLDKSYWWRVQYYFRNTLTFNFGKTKNPVFGSEKDVMAILKVAIPRTIQLFTTAQIIIITLGILLGVKAAQMVGSFFDRALSILALVMSSIPMWWFGMIMLLIFSFKMGWFPSRAIPDPNLTGWPHIVDLLKRMTLPVATIVIVSFGAWAWVIRNIMIGTMQEDFIMAARAKGVPERKVIYGHALRAAAPPVVTMIIFSLLTSLGGAIITESVFTWPGMGRVYWIAIETNETNLIMGLTFVNVLLYLGGVILADVAYGFLDPRVKVGASENV